DNA sequence from the Streptomyces sp. CA-210063 genome:
GCCCTCCAGGACTGGATGGGCACGGCCGCCTTCGACCGTGAGGAGGACCACTGGCCGCGCAAGTGGGCCGAGGCGTACGTCGACTTCGCGGCCGGTGAGAAGCGGTCCTGGCTGTACCGGCAGGGCGTCCGGTTCTTCCCGGTGGTCGGCTGGGCCGAGCGCGGCGGCTACGACGCCAACGGCCACGGCAACTCCGTCCCCCGCTTCCACATCACCTGGGGCACCGGCCCGGGCCTCGTCGCGCCCTTCGAGCGGCGGGTACGGGAGGGTGTGGCCCGGGGGCTGGTCCAGCTGAGGTTCCGCCACCGCGTGACCGGCCTCTCGCGCAGCGCGGGCGCCGTCGACACCGTCACCGGCGAGATCCTGGAGGCGTCGGCCATCGAGCGCGGCCAGGCCAGCAGCCGCAGTGTCACCGGTGCCTTCGAACTGAAGGCCCAGGCCGTGATCGTCACCTCCGGCGGCATCGGCGGCAACCACGACCTGGTCCGCGCCAACTGGCCCGAGCGCCTCGGCAACCCCCCGGAGAAGATGATCTCCGGTGTCCCCGCGCATGTCGACGGCAAGATGCTCGCCATCGCCGAGGAGACGGGCGCGCACCTGATCAACCGCGACCGGATGTGGCACTACACCGAGGGCATCCAGAACTGGAACCCCATCTGGGAGAACCACGGCATCCGTGTCCTGCCCGGCCCGTCCTCGCTCTGGCTGGACGCGCGCGGCAAGCGACTGCCGGTGCCGCTGTTCCCCGGCTTCGACACCCTCGGCACCCTTGAGCACATCATGAAGACCGGCTACGACTACACGTGGTTCGTCCTCGACCAGAAGATCATCGGCAAGGAGTTCGCCCTCTCCGGCTCCGAGCAGAACCCCGACCTGACCGGCAAGTCCATCAAGGACGTCTTCATCCGGGCCCGCGCGGACGTCCCCGGCCCGGTGAAGGCCTTCATGGACCAGGGTGTCGACTTCGTCGTGGAGAAGGACCTCGGCTCCCTGGTCCGCGGCATGAACGCGCTCACCAAGGAACCGCTGATCGACGAGGCCGAGCTGCGCCGCGAGATCGTCTCCCGGGACCGCGAGGTCGCCAACCCCTTCACCAAGGACCTCCAGATCATGGCGATCCGGGGTGCCCGCAACTACCTCGGCGACAAGCTCATCCGCACCGCCGCCCCGCACCGCATCCTCGACCCCAAGGCGGGTCCGCTGATCGCCGTCCGTCTGAACATCCTGACCCGCAAGACCCTCGGCGGCCTGGAGACCGACCTCTCCTCCCGCGTCCTCACCGAGGGCGGCGACCCGCTGGAGGGCGTGTACGCGGCGGGCGAGGCCGCCGGCTTCGGCGGCGGCGGCGTCCACGGCTACCGCTCCCTGGAGGGCACCTTCCTCGGC
Encoded proteins:
- a CDS encoding FAD-binding dehydrogenase — translated: MSYDADVIVIGAGLAGLAATAELVDAGRKVILLDQEPEQSIGGQAHWSFGGLFFVDSPEQRRLRIKDSHALALQDWMGTAAFDREEDHWPRKWAEAYVDFAAGEKRSWLYRQGVRFFPVVGWAERGGYDANGHGNSVPRFHITWGTGPGLVAPFERRVREGVARGLVQLRFRHRVTGLSRSAGAVDTVTGEILEASAIERGQASSRSVTGAFELKAQAVIVTSGGIGGNHDLVRANWPERLGNPPEKMISGVPAHVDGKMLAIAEETGAHLINRDRMWHYTEGIQNWNPIWENHGIRVLPGPSSLWLDARGKRLPVPLFPGFDTLGTLEHIMKTGYDYTWFVLDQKIIGKEFALSGSEQNPDLTGKSIKDVFIRARADVPGPVKAFMDQGVDFVVEKDLGSLVRGMNALTKEPLIDEAELRREIVSRDREVANPFTKDLQIMAIRGARNYLGDKLIRTAAPHRILDPKAGPLIAVRLNILTRKTLGGLETDLSSRVLTEGGDPLEGVYAAGEAAGFGGGGVHGYRSLEGTFLGGCLFSGRTAGRAAAKATA